From Gimesia panareensis, the proteins below share one genomic window:
- a CDS encoding bifunctional riboflavin kinase/FAD synthetase — protein sequence MISIGNFDGVHRGHQKMIQTLVQHARDRQLPAMVFTFDPHPIHLLRPEYAPPELMGIEDRAAILEQLGVDCVIAWPTSHDLLELSPQEFFQQILCDQLNAQGLVEGPNFYFGKDRAGDVNLLQTLCEQAGMFFKVVEPSMCEARMISSSEIRKAIQAGEVDQAAEMLGRLYQIRGTVSHGEARGRGLGFPTANLKGVQTLLPGEGVYSGFAVVGGKRYPAAINLGGNPTFQNSEAKVEVHLIGFSGEIYDQDLQVEFLQKLRDIQTFADVETLKSQLAIDIESAKKQATQWKGLE from the coding sequence ATGATCTCGATCGGGAACTTTGACGGCGTTCATCGCGGGCATCAGAAGATGATTCAGACGCTGGTTCAGCACGCCCGTGACAGGCAGTTACCGGCGATGGTCTTCACATTTGATCCCCATCCCATCCACCTGCTCCGCCCCGAATATGCGCCCCCCGAACTGATGGGGATCGAGGACCGCGCCGCGATTCTGGAACAACTGGGCGTCGACTGTGTGATCGCCTGGCCCACCAGTCATGATCTGCTCGAACTGAGTCCGCAGGAATTTTTTCAGCAGATTCTCTGCGATCAGCTCAATGCCCAGGGACTGGTCGAGGGGCCGAACTTCTATTTCGGGAAAGACCGCGCCGGGGATGTGAATTTGCTGCAGACCCTCTGTGAGCAGGCCGGCATGTTTTTCAAAGTCGTCGAACCGAGCATGTGCGAGGCGCGGATGATTTCCTCTTCGGAAATCCGCAAGGCGATTCAGGCAGGTGAAGTCGATCAGGCGGCCGAAATGCTGGGACGGCTGTATCAGATCAGAGGCACGGTCAGTCATGGAGAGGCCCGCGGACGCGGACTCGGCTTCCCCACAGCGAATCTGAAAGGAGTGCAGACGCTGCTTCCCGGAGAAGGCGTCTACAGCGGATTTGCCGTCGTCGGTGGGAAACGCTATCCCGCTGCCATTAACCTGGGAGGCAACCCGACCTTTCAGAACAGTGAGGCGAAAGTCGAAGTGCATCTGATCGGTTTTTCCGGTGAAATCTACGATCAGGATCTGCAGGTGGAGTTTCTGCAGAAACTGAGAGACATCCAGACCTTTGCGGATGTCGAGACCCTGAAGTCACAACTGGCGATTGATATCGAATCAGCAAAAAAGCAGGCCACTCAATGGAAGGGGCTGGAATAA
- a CDS encoding Gfo/Idh/MocA family oxidoreductase, with translation MDQSPINRRDFLKTSGTTAVAASAIAGLASAPALGAGNSNEAIRIGFIGPGGRGFGAHVKKLVQLKKDGKNIELVAVADVYSEHRDRTADYIKKELGNDVAKYTDYRDMIEKEKLDAVSIGTPDHWHAKQTIDAMNAGLNVYCEKPMTKKVEEALAVVETWKKTGKIMQVGVQSTSLPVWDDVRARLQDGQLGKVLQFQTEYFRNSSMGQWRYYALKKEMNPTNIDWNLWLGVKEGLAEYQPFDRAVYAQWRRFWPFGSGMFTDLFVHRTTAMLKATGLRYPGRVVGAGGLYLEYDGRDVPDVATVAADFNEGVQGLVNATMCNQETRIKQIIRGHNGSFVFGNGEGFDGYDFIPERPQVTRDSSLKQQRIDVAQIKDTTYTHFKNWIEAMEANDQSKCNNPPDLGAAAIAVVNMGSNSYRHGKVYHFDGESGTISDGDGSWSKKWEAMSKARQKPKHIPGWKAGDKGSVLEEPSYMALAGPWIDGKPPKNDPNNAG, from the coding sequence ATGGATCAAAGCCCTATCAATCGCAGAGATTTCCTGAAAACCTCAGGAACGACCGCCGTCGCCGCCAGTGCGATCGCCGGACTGGCCAGTGCCCCCGCATTGGGAGCCGGGAACAGTAACGAAGCCATTCGCATTGGATTTATCGGCCCTGGTGGGCGGGGTTTTGGTGCTCATGTCAAAAAACTGGTCCAGCTGAAAAAAGATGGTAAGAACATCGAACTGGTCGCTGTCGCTGATGTCTACTCCGAACACCGCGACCGGACTGCTGACTACATCAAAAAAGAGTTGGGTAACGATGTTGCCAAGTACACCGATTACCGCGACATGATCGAGAAAGAAAAACTGGACGCCGTTTCGATCGGAACTCCCGACCACTGGCACGCCAAGCAGACCATCGATGCCATGAACGCCGGCCTGAACGTCTACTGCGAAAAGCCAATGACGAAAAAGGTCGAAGAAGCGCTGGCAGTCGTCGAAACCTGGAAGAAGACCGGCAAGATCATGCAGGTCGGTGTGCAGTCCACCAGTCTGCCTGTCTGGGACGATGTCCGCGCCCGTCTGCAGGACGGTCAGCTCGGTAAAGTGCTGCAGTTCCAGACGGAATACTTCCGGAACTCGTCCATGGGACAATGGCGCTACTACGCGTTGAAAAAAGAAATGAATCCCACCAACATCGACTGGAATCTCTGGCTGGGTGTGAAAGAAGGCCTGGCCGAGTATCAGCCGTTTGACCGTGCTGTCTATGCCCAGTGGCGTCGCTTCTGGCCGTTCGGCTCCGGGATGTTTACGGACCTGTTCGTGCACCGGACCACAGCCATGTTGAAAGCCACCGGACTCCGTTACCCCGGTCGCGTTGTCGGTGCAGGGGGTCTGTATCTGGAATACGATGGTCGAGACGTTCCCGATGTCGCTACCGTTGCTGCCGACTTCAACGAAGGCGTGCAGGGGCTGGTCAACGCCACCATGTGTAACCAGGAAACCCGGATCAAACAGATCATCCGCGGTCATAACGGTTCGTTCGTCTTCGGTAACGGCGAAGGTTTTGATGGTTACGATTTCATCCCCGAGCGGCCCCAGGTCACCCGCGACAGCTCTCTGAAGCAGCAGCGGATTGATGTCGCTCAGATCAAAGACACGACCTACACTCACTTCAAGAACTGGATTGAAGCGATGGAGGCCAACGATCAGAGCAAGTGTAACAACCCGCCCGATCTGGGTGCGGCTGCCATCGCGGTGGTCAACATGGGCTCCAACAGCTATCGCCATGGTAAAGTTTACCACTTCGACGGAGAATCGGGAACGATTTCCGATGGAGACGGCAGCTGGTCCAAGAAATGGGAAGCCATGTCCAAAGCACGGCAGAAACCCAAGCACATTCCCGGCTGGAAAGCCGGCGACAAAGGCAGTGTGCTGGAAGAGCCCAGCTACATGGCTCTGGCCGGTCCCTGGATCGACGGCAAACCGCCGAAAAATGATCCCAACAACGCCGGCTAA
- a CDS encoding DUF6807 family protein, protein MKRLTSPLACCLLLLLFTQVTATAAEKQGFTWKDHPKQKTADLYFNGQPVLQYVYPFDNSTPEKFHDTYKVFHHVYGPQSGKVITKGPGGKYTHHRGLYVGWNKTGFEGKSLDFWHCKNGAHLRHEKFLEMKGGPKTGTMTAVIHWEDKDGKPVIVETRKVTVTPLEVANSDAPAWQIDWQTTLESKRGEITLDGDRQHAGFQYRAAQPVAEANNAVYIRPEGFPQQPAPFQVSDRTDPNKHVNLGWFEMSYEMDGKHYNVEYMEDPSVPKPSRYSERPYGRFGAFFDTKIDEGHPLKMNYRVIVSEGKTPSQVEIQKRYDQFVASLKKQDS, encoded by the coding sequence ATGAAACGCTTGACCTCCCCGCTTGCCTGTTGTCTGTTACTGCTGCTCTTCACGCAAGTGACGGCCACTGCCGCTGAAAAACAGGGCTTCACCTGGAAAGACCATCCAAAACAGAAGACTGCGGACCTGTATTTCAACGGCCAGCCCGTGCTGCAGTACGTCTATCCGTTCGACAATTCGACGCCGGAAAAATTTCACGACACGTACAAAGTCTTTCATCACGTGTATGGCCCCCAGAGCGGGAAGGTGATCACCAAAGGTCCGGGCGGGAAATACACGCATCATCGCGGCTTATATGTGGGCTGGAACAAAACCGGCTTCGAAGGCAAATCGCTCGACTTCTGGCACTGCAAAAACGGCGCGCACCTGCGTCATGAAAAATTCCTGGAGATGAAAGGCGGTCCCAAAACGGGAACCATGACCGCTGTCATTCACTGGGAAGATAAAGACGGGAAGCCGGTGATCGTCGAAACCCGCAAGGTCACCGTGACTCCGCTGGAGGTTGCCAACTCCGACGCACCAGCCTGGCAGATCGACTGGCAGACCACGCTTGAGAGCAAGCGAGGCGAGATCACCCTCGACGGCGATCGCCAGCATGCCGGCTTCCAGTATCGAGCCGCCCAGCCGGTCGCAGAAGCCAACAATGCCGTTTACATTCGTCCGGAAGGGTTTCCCCAGCAGCCGGCTCCTTTTCAGGTTTCTGACAGAACCGATCCCAACAAGCATGTGAACCTGGGCTGGTTTGAAATGTCATATGAGATGGACGGCAAGCATTACAACGTGGAATACATGGAAGATCCGAGTGTGCCGAAACCGTCCCGCTATTCAGAGCGACCCTACGGTCGTTTCGGGGCCTTCTTTGATACGAAAATCGATGAAGGGCATCCGCTTAAGATGAATTACCGCGTGATTGTCAGTGAAGGTAAGACACCCTCCCAGGTGGAGATTCAGAAACGCTATGACCAGTTTGTTGCCTCGCTGAAGAAACAGGATTCCTGA